One genomic segment of Nitrososphaera sp. includes these proteins:
- a CDS encoding cation:proton antiporter → MSTGIELVGDLGYLLLISAAVGTLAYIFRQPLVLGFLVAGILIGPFGPFSLIKNVDMLNNFSDIAIVLLLFGVGLSFPLSQLRAIGLMGTGIAIIEILVMLGLGFAVGLGLGWSFYDSLFLAAAISITSTAIIVKVLEDAGKMETTQAIIVIGISVIEDLVAVVLISAMHSGVVNGSFELSQVLFTVGKIGLFIGGTIAAGVLIVPRLFALVAKLERYEITIMLALGLAFGLAFASDQLGFSAATGAFLAGVCIAGSRFSEQVTNLISPTREIFAAIFFVTIGALMNLSLISVYWIPVMVISLVTILGKVGGVYLGAKFFRFERQFALGIGLSMAQLGEFSFIVLKTGQDLGAISSSLFPIVGMVVAITTVVGPMLVRAGTKVVAVYE, encoded by the coding sequence GTGAGCACAGGGATAGAACTTGTTGGGGACCTAGGATACCTGCTCTTGATTTCCGCAGCGGTAGGCACGCTTGCGTATATTTTCAGACAACCACTTGTACTGGGCTTCCTGGTCGCAGGGATTCTGATAGGCCCCTTCGGCCCATTTTCGCTAATAAAAAACGTGGATATGCTGAACAACTTTTCCGATATTGCAATTGTGCTTCTGTTATTTGGCGTTGGTCTTTCCTTCCCGCTCAGCCAGCTGCGGGCAATCGGATTAATGGGTACGGGCATCGCCATCATTGAAATCCTTGTAATGCTCGGCCTTGGTTTTGCGGTCGGCCTTGGACTTGGATGGTCGTTTTACGATTCACTGTTTCTTGCCGCAGCAATTTCCATAACCTCAACCGCAATAATTGTCAAAGTTCTTGAGGACGCCGGCAAGATGGAGACCACCCAGGCTATAATTGTCATCGGAATATCAGTAATAGAGGATCTGGTGGCCGTCGTTCTCATAAGCGCCATGCACTCTGGCGTTGTAAATGGCTCCTTCGAATTATCCCAGGTACTTTTCACCGTAGGCAAGATCGGGCTTTTTATCGGAGGAACCATCGCCGCAGGCGTATTAATTGTTCCAAGGCTTTTTGCACTCGTCGCAAAACTAGAACGCTATGAAATAACGATAATGCTTGCACTGGGACTGGCGTTTGGCCTGGCATTTGCATCAGACCAGCTCGGATTCTCCGCCGCGACCGGCGCTTTTCTTGCAGGGGTGTGCATTGCAGGATCGCGCTTCTCAGAGCAGGTAACGAACCTGATTTCTCCTACAAGAGAGATCTTTGCAGCGATCTTTTTCGTTACTATAGGCGCCCTGATGAACCTCTCACTGATTTCTGTTTACTGGATCCCTGTTATGGTAATCAGCCTCGTGACGATACTTGGAAAGGTTGGCGGGGTGTATCTTGGCGCCAAGTTCTTCAGGTTCGAGCGGCAGTTTGCACTCGGAATAGGCCTTTCCATGGCTCAACTTGGCGAGTTCTCGTTTATCGTTCTCAAGACGGGTCAGGACCTAGGAGCAATTAGCAGTTCGCTTTTCCCGATCGTCGGCATGGTCGTGGCCATCACGACGGTCGTAGGTCCAATGCTAGTTAGAGCTGGCACCAAAGTCGTGGCTGTATACGAGTAA